CTCGATCGAAATCGGCACCTTGGTCGCTATTTCACCCGAGTGCGTTTCGATCGACAGATAACCGGCCGATCGTTCCGGGACCATAAATTCTATCGTTCCGGATTTAGTCTCGATGAAATAATCCCGTGGGCTGTTTAACTCCGTCTGGACGGAAACGTTGCCCTTTTCAGTCGACAGGTCGAGCGCTCCCTGAGTCTGCTTGATCCAGATTCGACCCAGTTCAGCTTTAATCCGGATATCGCCCTCAATCCATTGCAGGTCGATCGGCCCCTCCTTCTGACGTACCGTGATCGGTCCGTCCAGGTATTCACAACGCACCGATCCGAAACCGTTTTCGATATCAACTCGAGCCGTTACGCTCGAAAGCTCCACTCTGGCGCTAACGGCGTTGATTTTTATACGAGAGGTAACCGGAAGAGTTATATGAAAATCGACATCACCGTAAGCATTGGCGTGGCGACCGAAAATTTTCTCGAAAAAGGACCGATCGTCACCGTCGAGCGGTAAGTACTCGGTCGAGAGGCGGATGGCATCGCCGAAACGGTCGACGTTGATCTCAATTTTGTCCGCTATACGGCGGGATTTATCCCAGTCTTTACCGCGAATCCGCTTCACCGCCTCGATGATGAGCCGATTATCGTTGCCCCCGACCAGAACGATTTCACCCCGGGTGACTTCTATTTCAAGCTCCAGCGGCTTGTTCAGTTCGATCTCCTTCCGGAAGTCGAACCAGTTCTCCGCCAATGCGCTGGAGGCTAACACGAGCAGACCCAGACCGATCAGGAGCAGTCTCGGCAGCTTTATTCTTTGCATAAAGGCAATCCCTTGCAAATACCTAAAGTGCGGGCCGGAGTTTCTTTTTAAGAAGCTCCCGAGCCCGGAAAATCCTGGCTTTTACCGTACCAACCGGTATACCAAGAAGATCGGCTATTTCCTCATATGATTTATCATCTTTATGACGATAAATTATTACTTCTCGGTACTTATCCGGAAGGGATTCAATAGCTTCCTCAATGCTGATACGCTGTTCCTTGCGTACCAGCTCACGTTCCGGATGGAAGGAATAGTCCGGCACCTCGTATTCCACCTGGCCGTCTTTGGTTTCGACCGGCTGGTCGAGGGAGAGGGCGTGAATCCGCCGTTTACGGAGATGGTCGATTGAGGCGTTGGCCGCGATGCGATAGAGCCAGGTCGAAAAGCGATACTCAGAACGATAGGTGGCCAGGGAGGCGAATGCCTTCATAAAGGTTTCCTGAACCAGGTCGTTGGCGGTTTCCTTCTCACGTACGATTTTAAGAATGATCTGAAACACCGCCGGACGGTGTTTCAGCGTCAGTGCGGTATACGCTTTCTGGTCGCCGCTGAGTGCTTGCGCGATAAGGGCTGTTTCGTCGTATTGCAAACTTTCCACTTCTCTCGACTATCCAATACGCCAAAAACCACCCAACGGTTTCAGGCGAATCGCGTAATGATACGGACGGAGGGCAGGGCTAACAAGGGAAAAACAGTCTTCCTTATTTGGCTTACGAGGCTTTCCGGAGCTGATAAATAGCGTTCATGAACGCCTCGATCATGATGCGAGCGGTGTAGTCCGGGCCAGCCAGTTCGAAATTTACTTTCCCTTCGGGAGCCTCCAGCACTACTCCGACAAAGCGGTAATTGCGCAGGGTATCGGATGTGCCGGATGGTGTATAATCGCCCATAATCGACAACACATGCGTTTTCATACCGTCCGGCTCCCGATCATGAACCAGGGCGGCGGTACGTGGATCGCGGCTATCGGCAAAACTCATGCAATAAATCCAATGCAGCCGCTGGCGGTCGACGGTGATGTCTTTTTCGGGGCGGTAAATGACCAGCATTGCCGGATCTTTCTCTCCCTGAAGCGGACCGAAGGAATATCTCGCGGCATACTTGTCGGTCGGGCCAAGGTCTTTCCATTGTGAGGCGGTGGGGTAGACGGCGCCGGCAATTTCAACCGGTTTGCCGCGCAGATCGAACGGTTCCCCTGACATTTCATAAGGGATCTCGATTACGCCGTCATCATTGGGATAATAAACATGGCCGCTGTCGGCGGTGAGAGGTTGTTGATTCTGAGTTGATGGCTCCTGCCTGGTTTCTTTCGGTTCATCCGAGGAACATCCGGTCATGAGACCGGCCAGAAAAGCTAATGCGACAATGATGACAACGGACAAATACTTCACGATAAAATCCTCTCTTTGTCT
This is a stretch of genomic DNA from Candidatus Zixiibacteriota bacterium. It encodes these proteins:
- a CDS encoding DUF4097 family beta strand repeat-containing protein, which encodes MQRIKLPRLLLIGLGLLVLASSALAENWFDFRKEIELNKPLELEIEVTRGEIVLVGGNDNRLIIEAVKRIRGKDWDKSRRIADKIEINVDRFGDAIRLSTEYLPLDGDDRSFFEKIFGRHANAYGDVDFHITLPVTSRIKINAVSARVELSSVTARVDIENGFGSVRCEYLDGPITVRQKEGPIDLQWIEGDIRIKAELGRIWIKQTQGALDLSTEKGNVSVQTELNSPRDYFIETKSGTIEFMVPERSAGYLSIETHSGEIATKVPISIESASRTKLAGAFGAGGPRIEISSVSGDVMVAGF
- a CDS encoding sigma-70 family RNA polymerase sigma factor; the protein is MESLQYDETALIAQALSGDQKAYTALTLKHRPAVFQIILKIVREKETANDLVQETFMKAFASLATYRSEYRFSTWLYRIAANASIDHLRKRRIHALSLDQPVETKDGQVEYEVPDYSFHPERELVRKEQRISIEEAIESLPDKYREVIIYRHKDDKSYEEIADLLGIPVGTVKARIFRARELLKKKLRPAL